DNA from Lactobacillus sp. ESL0791:
TTATCAAGATAACTATCTTGACTCGTATCATTTTCACCCACATGCATTATCATGTCGTGTACTTGACTTACATTATTAATAGCTTGGCTGCTCTGATCAATTACTGTTACCGGTACTTCAACTGTTTGTTTGCCTGTTTCAGTTCCACTCGTACTGTCTTTATGATAAGTTACCGTCACATAAATCTTCTGACCTGTCTTGCCGTCTGCAGCACTTAATGTAGGTGCTGCTACTGCATTACCGTCTTTATCAGTATATTTATATGTTGGGTTATAGTTGCCAATCGCTGTCTTAGAGCTATTGTCTAAGTACTGTGAACCATCACCAGTCAACTGAACCTTCGAATCAACTGTTGCATTTGAATCTGCCTTTGCACCAACTACATCTACTTTAATTCCGGTCAACGTCTTAGCGGAATTATCGTTAAACGTAATTGTCACTGAACCAGTTGTGTCTGGGGTATTAGTTGCTGTGATATCACTAACCTTTGGTCTTGCCACCCAAGCCATGCTCTTCACATTGCTTGTATTATTAAAGTAGCTGCCCCATTGCGTGTTATCAAGATAACTATCTTGACTCGTATCATTTTCACCCACATGCATTATCATGTCGTGTACTTGACTTACATTATTAATAGCTTGGCTGCTCTGATCAATTACTGTTACCGGTACTTCAACTGTTTGTTTGCCTGTTTCAGTTCCACTCGTACTGTCTTTATGATAAGTTACCGTCACATAAATCTTCTGACCTGTCTTGCCGTCTGCAGCACTTAATGTAGGTGCTGCTACTGCATTACCGTCTTTATCAGTATATTTATATGTTGGGTTATAGTTGCCAATCGCTGTCTTGGAATCACTGTCTAAGTACTGTGAACCATCACCAGTCAACTGAACCTTCGAATCAACTGTTGCATTTGAATCTGCCTTTGCACCAACTACATCTACTTTAATTCCGGTCAACGTCTTAGCGGAATTATCGTTAAACGTAATTGTCACTGAACCAGTTGTGTCTGGGGTATCAGTCGCAGTAGCACTAGTAACTGTCGGCCTAGTTGCCCAAGCCATGCTCTTCACATTGCTTGTATTATTAAAGTAGCTGCCCCATTGTGCGTTATCAAGGTAACTATCTTGACTCGTATCATTTTCACCCACATGCATAGTCATAGCGTGTGCTTGACTTACATTATTAATAGCTTGGCTGCTCTGATCAATTACTGTTACCGGTACTTCAACTGTTTGTTTGCCTGTTTCAGTTCCACTCGTACTGTCTTTATGATAAGTTACCGTCACATAAATCTTCTGACCTGTCTTGCCGTCTGCAGCACTTAATGTAGGTGCTGCTACTGCATTACCGTCTTTATCAGTATATTTATATGTTGGGTTATAGTTGCCAATCGCTGTCTTGGAATCACTGTCTAAGTACTGTGAACCATCACCAGTCAACTGAACCTTTGAATCAACTGTCGCATTTGGATCTGCCTTAGCACCTACAACATTTACCTTAAAAGCAAATGACTTTGTTGTAGTATCTTTAAATGTTGCTGTTCCTGTTGCAGATTGACCATCACCAATCCTATTAAAGATTTGGTTGGCATTCCAATCAACATGATCAATAACCGTATCAGCAGAATTAACAGCTGCTGTCCCTTCCGATACTGAAACAACATCATTTACTGGCTCAATTTTCCCATTCTGTGCTGTATCACTAACATGAATAATTATTGTCTTACCCGTTAAACTATATGAGTCTGATTGCTTAGCTATCGTAAACGGCACCTTAATTGTCTGTTTGCTGCCATCTGAATAGTTTACATGAATAACTACATCCTCTTTGCCTTTGTTTTCATCAGTATATGTCAAAGTCGGGGGTGTTGTGGTCTCTTTACCATTTGCATCCACATATGTATAACTTGGTTGCTCTTTGCTGCCATTTAGTGAACTTGTGTCTAAATACTTGCTTGGATCATTGTCTAATGGCTTATTAGATACTGTATTGCTTGGTTTAGCTACTGCACCAATGACATTAACTGGAAACGTTACTTGAGTACTTGTACCATCATTATAATGTGCCGTTCCCGTTGCTGTAGATGAGCCCACCGTATTAAGTGTTTGACCTGGATTCCAGTCAACTTCATTAACTATTGAACCTGCATTAACTGCATTGCCTTTTCCATCAGTCGCGCCTAACACATCAGCTGGTTTGCCAACTGTACCACTCAATACATCATCTTTAGCATGAACAGTTATAGTATTGCCAGTTAACTTATATTTATCAGCTTGACTAGTTACTGCTACTGGTACACTTACAAGCTGACTGCCTGTTTCTTTACTACTATTGTCATGGTAAGTCACCTTTACATAAATCGTCTGCTTTTCACCATCATGATAATTTAGCTTCGGTGTGCTGACTGGATTACCATCTTTATCAGCATACGAATATGTTGGATTAAAGCCCTTAATCTTATCTTTAGAAGTCTCGCTTAAATAAGACCCAGCATCATTATTCAAAGGAATTTCTGAATCAGCCTTAGCATTATCATCTGCCTCAGCACCTGCAACGTCTACTCTAACTCCTGTAATTGTTGTCGTTGAGCCATCATTGAAGGTTACATCTAATGAGCCGGTCGTATCAGGCGCTCCATCTTCTGTGGCACTACTTACAGTAGGCCGATTGTGCCACTTAATTGACGCAACATTATCCGTGTTATCAAAGTAATCATTCCAATGGTCTTTTTGTAAAGCATCTACGCCATCTTGACCAGCTTCTGTTTCATTGACATGCATGCCAATATTCTTGTTTTGTTTCTGGCCGACAACATGCCCACTTGCAGCATTTTGATCTTTTTGACTTATAATCTTAACTTGAACTTTGACAGCTTGCTTTGTTCCATCTTTATAATGAACAATAACATAAGCATCATGTGGCTGCTCTGAATTGCTACTCCAAGTTGTGTCTACTGATTGACTATCGTTTGCGTCTGCAGCCCAAGTGTATTTCGTAACATCAAAATCAGCAATTGCACTGCTATTTACAGCAGCCTTAGCATCTGCATCATCCACATCTTTAGAACGATCACTATTACTATTAAAGCCTGTTGTAATTCCAGCATCAGTTGCACCTACTACATTTAAGTCTGCATTAATTGTTTGTATAGAATTATCCTTTAATTTAACTGCAATATTTGCCTTATGACTTGCTGAAGCCGGATCAAGTGGTCCATTAGCCATATTTACATCTGCAGGATTAGACCATGCGACGCCCATCACATTATTGGTAGTATTTAAAAATTCACCCCATCTTGTTTGATCTGCAAACTGTGGGACCTGAACTACTGCTGTGCTATCACCCGGAATCGTAACTGCATGAACATTAATTGGCGCCTTTTGTGTAACTTTACTGATATAAACATTTATATTCTGTGGACTAACGCCATATACAGGATTGCCCGGTTGCACCTGTCCGTTAGACAATTCGTTTGGTAAAGCATAGTGATAATCTTGTGGGATAGCTGATTGAAGAATAGTACTATTTGCACTTAAATCTAATGA
Protein-coding regions in this window:
- a CDS encoding Rib/alpha-like domain-containing protein; translation: MFGKNNFDEKLRRMEMQAKKDRFSIRKLAIGAASVLLGFSFMGVASQTAKADTLAAGQQETVVANKQENAKDVANKPELSTFSGLSAFLRGGSEEESSASESSTASQASGASSASSSSASEASSSSQASEGSQSSNASQASTGSTASQASQASSSGSEASAASTGSVSSDGAQKIKTTHANDIVIHHLLVDAYGNKTTTPVKGLGDEKGDTYIDGYIGDTKTISATDPEQVAPDGYKIVADQKSVTWTFVKDQNKEIIFYYQIVPTVQENPGISTRDDYTPATDFTWQYNSDNTAYMKKFNGSEQYVNIPPTIVNPSNGQTYTVTRIDGNYGGQGDGTSTSESPATPNGLINNSQIKSLTIPGTIKTLYCGTIGTLPNLESFTWEEGGTTISQSIQDLGPGVGNSANDYFWEVFWNTPKLVRLYLPSTLVNKVDPNRSRPDQISTLIGHSTSPLARFNNIDYVMNNFAHIYSDDGGQTETPLSAYRDINYYIPDANNNLQDPDIVQYTTSKGYRLPTSISNVQGATYDATAKNFKLNPGVTSISYDTTIDMSSLNKPNKVLNITLVIFRGSIGAKDATLNVGDSFSLANNYAGGTTADGNTMYWDNSGVSATITDSSGNIVQPSQVTQHSGTYNIKYTYTYGFDADTIQSNQATITVNQTNNITVSLIDAKTGTLITSIQPTVPNLVTGTSLDLSANSTILQSAIPQDYHYALPNELSNGQVQPGNPVYGVSPQNINVYISKVTQKAPINVHAVTIPGDSTAVVQVPQFADQTRWGEFLNTTNNVMGVAWSNPADVNMANGPLDPASASHKANIAVKLKDNSIQTINADLNVVGATDAGITTGFNSNSDRSKDVDDADAKAAVNSSAIADFDVTKYTWAADANDSQSVDTTWSSNSEQPHDAYVIVHYKDGTKQAVKVQVKIISQKDQNAASGHVVGQKQNKNIGMHVNETEAGQDGVDALQKDHWNDYFDNTDNVASIKWHNRPTVSSATEDGAPDTTGSLDVTFNDGSTTTITGVRVDVAGAEADDNAKADSEIPLNNDAGSYLSETSKDKIKGFNPTYSYADKDGNPVSTPKLNYHDGEKQTIYVKVTYHDNSSKETGSQLVSVPVAVTSQADKYKLTGNTITVHAKDDVLSGTVGKPADVLGATDGKGNAVNAGSIVNEVDWNPGQTLNTVGSSTATGTAHYNDGTSTQVTFPVNVIGAVAKPSNTVSNKPLDNDPSKYLDTSSLNGSKEQPSYTYVDANGKETTTPPTLTYTDENKGKEDVVIHVNYSDGSKQTIKVPFTIAKQSDSYSLTGKTIIIHVSDTAQNGKIEPVNDVVSVSEGTAAVNSADTVIDHVDWNANQIFNRIGDGQSATGTATFKDTTTKSFAFKVNVVGAKADPNATVDSKVQLTGDGSQYLDSDSKTAIGNYNPTYKYTDKDGNAVAAPTLSAADGKTGQKIYVTVTYHKDSTSGTETGKQTVEVPVTVIDQSSQAINNVSQAHAMTMHVGENDTSQDSYLDNAQWGSYFNNTSNVKSMAWATRPTVTSATATDTPDTTGSVTITFNDNSAKTLTGIKVDVVGAKADSNATVDSKVQLTGDGSQYLDSDSKTAIGNYNPTYKYTDKDGNAVAAPTLSAADGKTGQKIYVTVTYHKDSTSGTETGKQTVEVPVTVIDQSSQAINNVSQVHDMIMHVGENDTSQDSYLDNTQWGSYFNNTSNVKSMAWVARPKVSDITATNTPDTTGSVTITFNDNSAKTLTGIKVDVVGAKADSNATVDSKVQLTGDGSQYLDNSSKTAIGNYNPTYKYTDKDGNAVAAPTLSAADGKTGQKIYVTVTYHKDSTSGTETGKQTVEVPVTVIDQSSQAINNVSQVHDMIMHVGENDTSQDSYLDNTQWGSYFNNTSNVKSMAWVARPKVSDITATNTPDTTGSITITFNDNSTKTLTGIKVGVVGASHKDGSELNSEEPVPTDSDSLGNYLNTGTISDWSPTYSLVKADGTPATSPYYNTTWTSGSHESEDIYVKVMYHKPGSGMTGAEDGFQIVKVTIGLRQPPTPVTPVVITPKGGMVFVKRGQRLTAIEAQRAISNHEELDKANANYSWVTPLPNTQMLGSKIGHVRVFYKGQTTIVMVTVMVTN